A region from the Triticum aestivum cultivar Chinese Spring chromosome 3D, IWGSC CS RefSeq v2.1, whole genome shotgun sequence genome encodes:
- the LOC123078627 gene encoding S-adenosyl-L-methionine-dependent uroporphyrinogen III methyltransferase, chloroplastic gives MALALRAPLFQPLPASIPAPSTAFASTARPSSSAATATAICAAASPFTEATSSSRYRRDAWSYTAQDSSSSSSAAAAAAAAASGRRDDEIALQLPELRRLLEALRASRGKGLEGERGGGGPGRVALVGTGPGDPELLTLKAVRAIEAADLVLYDRLVSNEVLDLVADGARLLYVGKTAGYHSRTQEEIHELLLSFAEVGANVVRLKGGDPLVFGRGGEEMDFLQQQGIKVEVIPGITSASGIAAELGIPLTHRGVATSVRFLTGHSRNGGTDPLHVAENAADPDTTLVVYMGLSTLPSLAPKLMKHGLPPDTPAVAVERGTTPQQRMVFAMLKDLVNEVHSADLVSPTLIIIGKVVALSPLWVESSEHDALNNENSSQPSTTVSPV, from the exons ATGGCTCTCGCCCTTCGAGCGCCCCTCTTTCAGCCGCTTCCCGCCTCCATTCCCGCGCCCTCCACCGCTTTCGCCAGCACCGCGaggccttcctcctccgctgccaccGCCACTGCCATCTGCGCCGCTGCGTCGCCGTTCACCGAGGCTACGTCCTCCTCGAGATACCGCCGCGACGCCTGGTCCTACACTGCCCAagactcctcctcttcctcgtccgccgccgcggcggcggcggcagcggcctcGGGCCGCCGGGACGACGAGATCGCCCTGCAGCTCCCGGAGCTGCGGAGGCTTCTGGAGGCTCTCAGGGCGTCCAGAGGGAAAGGGCTGGAaggggagcgcggcggcggtgggcCCGGGAGGGTAGCGCTGGTTGGGACGGGGCCAGGGGACCCGGAGCTCCTCACGCTCAAGGCGGTTCGGGCTATCGAGGCGGCGGACCTGGTGCTGTACGATCGCCTCGTGTCCAACGAGGTGCTCGATTTGGTCGCGGATGGCGCCAGGCTACTCTACGTCGGCAAGACGGCCGGATACCACAGTCGCACTCAG GAAGAAATTCATGAGTTGCTCCTGAGCTTTGCAGAGGTTGGTGCCAATGTGGTGCGGTTGAAAGGCGGCGATCCTCTG GTCTTTGGAAGGGGTGGAGAAGAGATGGATTTTCTACAGCAACAAGGAATTAAAGTTGAAGTTATTCCAG GAATTACCTCTGCTTCAGGAATTGCAGCTGAACTTGGTATTCCGCTAACCCATCGGGGTGTCGCTACCAG TGTCAGATTTTTAACCGGCCACTCTAGAAATGGTGGGACTGATCCTCTACATGTGGCAGAGAATGCAGCCGACCCGGACACAACTTTGGTTGTGTATATGGGTTTGTCAACATTACCATCACTAGCTCCCAAGTTAATGAAGCACGGTCTTCCACCAGATACTCCTGCTGTTGCAGTAGAGCGTGGGACTACCCCCCAACAGCGAATG GTATTTGCAATGTTGAAGGATCTTGTGAATGAGGTCCACTCTGCGGATCTGGTTTCTCCAACTCTGATAATTATCGGCAAGGTGGTGGCCTTGTCACCCCTTTGGGTTGAGTCATCTGAACATGATGCACTTAATAATGAGAACTCGTCGCAACCGAGTACAACAGTTTCTCCTGTATAA